The proteins below are encoded in one region of Amycolatopsis acidiphila:
- a CDS encoding aldehyde dehydrogenase family protein: MNITETDRLLPEVRDHLRSAHQLLINGEFGDARDGATFETTDPGNGRTLATVAEAGNEDINLAVYAARTALNGPWGRFAPAERERALLRLADLIEENAPLIAQLETLDNGKPLSASANADIPLTAGHFRYFAGWPSKIEGQAIPTGYPDMHVYTRSEPVGVVGAIIPWNFPLLMAAWKLAPALAAGCTVVLKPAEQTPLTALLLGRLALEAGFPPGVLNVCPGFGGRAGRALVAHPGVDKITFTGSAAVGREIGATAGGELKHVSLELGGKSPNIILADADIETAATAAATAIFFLSGQTCSAGSRLMVQREIYDDVVAAVAEKARELQLGHGLDPRTTLGPLVSGKQLERVTGYLASAERDGAKVVTGGRRAGDALAGGYFVEPTVLADVPDHLTVCRDEIFGPVLVTQAFDTVDELATRANANQYGLAAGVWTNDVRKAHDLARRLQAGTVWINCYNYFDGAVPFGGYKNSGHGRDGGRAALEKFLQTKSVWTNLA, encoded by the coding sequence GTGAACATCACCGAGACCGACCGCCTTCTCCCCGAGGTCCGGGATCACCTCCGCAGCGCACACCAGCTGCTGATCAACGGCGAGTTCGGCGACGCGCGCGACGGGGCGACATTCGAGACCACCGACCCCGGAAACGGCCGCACCCTGGCCACCGTCGCCGAAGCCGGGAACGAGGACATCAACCTCGCCGTATACGCCGCCCGTACCGCACTCAACGGGCCATGGGGCCGGTTCGCCCCGGCCGAGCGGGAACGCGCGCTGCTGCGGCTGGCCGATCTCATCGAGGAGAACGCACCGCTCATCGCCCAGCTGGAGACCCTCGACAACGGCAAGCCGCTGAGCGCCTCGGCGAATGCCGACATCCCCCTGACAGCCGGGCACTTCCGGTACTTCGCCGGCTGGCCGTCGAAGATCGAGGGCCAGGCGATCCCCACTGGATATCCGGATATGCACGTCTACACGCGATCCGAGCCGGTCGGCGTGGTGGGCGCGATCATCCCGTGGAACTTCCCGCTGCTGATGGCCGCGTGGAAGCTGGCACCGGCGCTGGCCGCCGGGTGCACGGTGGTGCTCAAGCCGGCGGAGCAGACTCCGCTCACCGCACTGCTCCTCGGCCGCCTGGCACTGGAAGCAGGCTTCCCGCCCGGCGTGCTCAACGTCTGCCCCGGCTTCGGCGGTCGTGCCGGCCGCGCGCTCGTGGCTCACCCCGGTGTCGACAAGATCACCTTCACCGGGTCGGCGGCGGTGGGCCGGGAGATCGGCGCTACCGCCGGAGGCGAGCTCAAGCACGTTTCGCTCGAACTGGGCGGCAAGAGCCCCAACATCATTCTCGCCGACGCCGACATCGAGACGGCCGCCACCGCGGCCGCTACGGCGATCTTCTTCCTCAGCGGCCAGACCTGCTCCGCCGGTTCCCGCCTGATGGTCCAGCGGGAGATCTACGACGATGTGGTCGCCGCAGTTGCCGAGAAAGCCCGCGAGCTACAGCTCGGGCACGGCCTCGATCCCCGCACAACGCTGGGACCGCTGGTCTCCGGCAAGCAGCTCGAGCGGGTCACCGGGTATCTGGCGTCCGCCGAGCGCGATGGGGCGAAGGTCGTCACCGGTGGCCGGCGAGCCGGCGATGCGCTCGCCGGCGGCTATTTCGTCGAGCCCACCGTCCTGGCCGACGTGCCGGACCACCTGACCGTCTGCCGCGACGAGATCTTCGGCCCGGTGCTGGTCACCCAGGCCTTCGACACGGTGGACGAGCTGGCCACCCGCGCGAACGCCAACCAGTACGGGCTCGCCGCGGGAGTGTGGACCAACGACGTCCGCAAGGCCCATGACCTGGCCCGACGGCTCCAGGCGGGCACCGTCTGGATCAACTGTTACAACTACTTCGACGGCGCGGTTCCCTTCGGGGGCTACAAGAACTCCGGCCACGGCCGGGACGGTGGCCGCGCCGCCTTGGAGAAGTTCCTGCAGACGAAGAGCGTCTGGACGAATCTGGCCTGA
- a CDS encoding EthD family reductase has protein sequence MATTVVLYDRPDDPEKFDEYYFRVHVPLAGRIPGLTRFVVSDGPVSTTGSTPYHLVAELAFDSAEAMRAGMSSPEGIAATEDVANFAQGVTILTFDERVIQRPTDQSRTE, from the coding sequence ATGGCGACGACAGTGGTGTTGTACGACCGGCCGGACGACCCGGAGAAGTTCGACGAATACTACTTTCGCGTGCACGTGCCACTGGCCGGACGCATCCCCGGGCTGACCCGGTTCGTCGTCAGTGACGGCCCGGTGTCGACGACCGGAAGCACGCCGTACCACCTCGTCGCCGAACTCGCCTTCGACTCGGCCGAGGCGATGCGGGCGGGGATGAGCTCGCCGGAGGGGATAGCGGCGACCGAGGACGTCGCCAACTTCGCGCAGGGCGTCACCATCCTCACCTTCGACGAGCGTGTGATCCAGCGACCAACCGATCAATCACGGACGGAGTAG
- a CDS encoding DUF4286 family protein, producing the protein MSGLLLLHAGHAVDEVVLGFAREFPRQCRAWRGADGMLITWASNGTGPGTARPALAAHMAAAGAPSPDWYEARPHTFAGDPTSPDRSPGLFLVTSTVPQEEWAEFDAWFDTEHVPLLLRIPGWHAVRRYRMHASTRRVTHLALHYLDGREVLASPARANAGRTEWTRRLATRPWFRDNVRSFYQALDLTDRRSHDTP; encoded by the coding sequence GTGAGCGGATTGTTACTGCTCCACGCCGGCCACGCCGTGGACGAGGTAGTGCTGGGATTCGCGCGCGAGTTCCCCCGGCAATGCCGCGCCTGGCGTGGCGCGGACGGGATGTTGATCACCTGGGCGTCCAACGGCACCGGACCGGGCACGGCCCGTCCGGCACTGGCCGCGCACATGGCGGCGGCCGGCGCACCGTCCCCGGATTGGTACGAGGCTCGGCCGCACACCTTCGCGGGTGACCCCACCTCGCCGGACCGCTCCCCTGGCCTGTTCCTGGTGACCTCCACGGTCCCCCAGGAGGAGTGGGCGGAGTTCGATGCCTGGTTCGACACCGAACACGTTCCGTTGCTGCTGCGGATACCAGGCTGGCACGCCGTCCGCCGGTACCGGATGCACGCCTCCACCCGCCGGGTGACGCATCTGGCGCTGCACTACCTGGACGGCCGCGAGGTGCTGGCGAGCCCAGCCAGGGCGAACGCCGGCCGGACGGAGTGGACCAGACGGCTCGCCACGCGACCGTGGTTCCGCGACAACGTCCGGTCCTTCTACCAGGCTCTTGATCTCACAGATCGGCGCAGCCACGACACGCCCTGA
- a CDS encoding flavin reductase family protein, translating to MLDRDLKEAVAGFPSGVTITTTVDKAGKTWGFTASAFASLSLDPPLIVVCLSTSAECHPVFAEATYFTVNLLRPHHERLARIFATRGADKFAGEDFRPDERGIPVLRDALATMQCRVHSIGEGGDHSILIGRVLSAQADAGEPMVFCRRAFWALSDPRPAASA from the coding sequence ATGCTGGATCGTGACTTGAAGGAGGCCGTGGCCGGCTTCCCCAGCGGGGTCACCATCACCACCACGGTCGACAAAGCGGGCAAGACGTGGGGTTTCACCGCCAGCGCCTTCGCCTCCCTGTCCCTGGACCCGCCACTCATCGTCGTCTGCCTCAGCACCTCGGCGGAGTGCCACCCGGTGTTCGCCGAAGCCACTTACTTCACGGTGAACCTCCTGCGCCCGCACCACGAGCGGCTGGCGAGGATCTTCGCCACACGGGGCGCGGACAAGTTCGCCGGTGAGGATTTCAGACCCGACGAGCGCGGGATACCGGTCCTGCGCGACGCCCTCGCCACCATGCAGTGCCGGGTGCACAGCATCGGAGAGGGCGGAGACCACAGCATCCTGATCGGCCGGGTCCTGTCGGCGCAGGCCGACGCCGGGGAACCGATGGTCTTCTGCCGCCGCGCCTTCTGGGCCCTCTCGGACCCCCGGCCGGCTGCCTCGGCCTGA
- a CDS encoding purine-cytosine permease family protein, translating into MSSSDTAFVVERRSIDIVPDSERHGRPFNQFTLWLGANLQITGIVTGALAVIFGADAFWSIIGLLVGNLLGGIVMALHSVQGPRLGLPQMISSRAQFGVYGAVVPLCCVVLMYCGFVASSSVLAGQAVAALTHIDVTAGIIIFSAITGVIAVVGYRMIHALGRIASAISVLAFLYLAFRLLQESDLGTIIGERHTSVPEFLLAMSLSAGYQLAYGPYVADYSRYLPRSVSRKATFWSTYAGSVLGCQWSMAFGALAAAAGGSAFTANQVSYVVGLGAAGLVAAVLYFVIALGKLTINVLNTYGGFMSLVTMISGFRGQYRISRRARTVYIVAIIVVGTTMAVLGRTNFLPNFSTFLFFLLTFFTPWSAVNLVDYYCIAKERYDTPALTDPDGRYGRWRWRALLSYGLGVLAQLPFLATSLYTGPLVGRLGGADISWIVGLAFTGLLYYFLARSDRNTVPEALILPDEVFDTGAPGDAIPRTAVNPAAGVAATAGEKELR; encoded by the coding sequence GTGAGCAGTTCCGATACCGCGTTCGTGGTCGAACGCCGCTCGATCGACATCGTCCCCGACAGTGAGCGCCACGGCAGGCCGTTCAACCAGTTCACCCTGTGGCTGGGCGCGAACCTGCAGATCACCGGGATCGTCACCGGCGCGCTCGCCGTCATCTTCGGCGCCGACGCGTTCTGGTCCATCATCGGCCTGCTCGTGGGCAACCTGCTCGGCGGCATCGTGATGGCCCTGCACTCTGTGCAGGGGCCCCGCCTCGGGCTGCCTCAGATGATCTCCAGCCGGGCCCAGTTCGGGGTGTACGGCGCAGTCGTCCCGCTGTGCTGCGTGGTACTGATGTACTGCGGGTTCGTCGCCAGCAGCTCGGTGCTGGCCGGGCAGGCGGTCGCCGCACTCACCCATATCGACGTGACCGCGGGCATCATCATCTTCTCGGCGATCACCGGGGTGATCGCCGTGGTCGGCTACCGGATGATCCATGCGCTCGGCCGGATCGCGAGCGCGATCAGCGTGCTCGCCTTCCTCTACCTGGCGTTCCGCCTGCTCCAGGAAAGCGACCTCGGGACGATCATCGGTGAACGGCACACCAGCGTGCCCGAATTCCTGCTCGCCATGTCACTGTCCGCCGGCTACCAGCTGGCTTACGGACCCTACGTCGCGGACTACTCCCGCTACCTTCCCCGCTCGGTCTCGCGGAAGGCGACGTTCTGGTCCACCTACGCCGGCTCGGTGCTCGGCTGCCAGTGGTCGATGGCCTTCGGGGCGCTGGCGGCCGCGGCCGGCGGCAGCGCGTTCACCGCCAACCAGGTCAGCTACGTGGTCGGACTGGGTGCGGCCGGGCTGGTGGCGGCGGTGCTCTACTTCGTCATCGCGCTGGGCAAGCTCACCATCAACGTGCTCAACACCTACGGCGGATTCATGTCACTGGTCACCATGATCAGCGGCTTCCGCGGGCAGTATCGGATCAGCCGCCGGGCCAGGACCGTCTACATCGTCGCGATCATCGTCGTGGGCACGACGATGGCGGTGCTCGGACGCACCAACTTCCTCCCCAACTTCTCCACCTTCCTTTTCTTCCTGCTCACCTTCTTCACCCCGTGGAGTGCGGTCAACTTGGTCGACTACTACTGCATCGCCAAGGAGCGTTACGACACGCCCGCACTGACCGACCCCGACGGCCGCTACGGCCGGTGGCGGTGGCGCGCCCTGCTGTCCTACGGGCTCGGTGTGCTCGCGCAGCTGCCGTTCCTGGCCACCAGCCTCTACACCGGCCCCCTGGTCGGCCGCCTCGGCGGCGCGGACATCTCGTGGATCGTCGGCCTGGCCTTCACCGGGCTGCTCTACTACTTCCTCGCCCGCTCGGACCGGAACACCGTGCCCGAGGCGCTCATCCTGCCGGACGAGGTGTTCGACACCGGCGCCCCAGGCGATGCGATTCCCCGAACGGCGGTAAACCCCGCGGCGGGCGTGGCCGCCACCGCCGGAGAGAAAGAGCTGCGATGA
- a CDS encoding LLM class flavin-dependent oxidoreductase, with translation MIEFDVFISYNRIHRPEYYQRSLFAERLDEAKLADRLGYGCVWVPEHHLIHFMQAPSASLLAMQIGLNVDCKVGQMVNLLNYRHPLITAGEVAFLDNALEGRLELGVGRGAYEYEFERLGIPFAEAQPRFLEALEVLEKIWNSESAAITHKGRYFDIDEAYVWPRPYQKPHPRLWYAAMSGPSVKMAASKGYHVANWPFLRPMSAVKDIADTFHEAREQAGGVRGEQQLAIMRSAFAAETAAEARRHTGEALTNHRINQRLHHFTQNADPRGVVSPEPIDNEPDEATIYQNMLMGTPEECLAKVEEYEALGVDRLLLHFDFGPDHEAVLESMRVFAEGVIEPYRRSRHKQLAPAASPAS, from the coding sequence GTGATCGAATTCGATGTCTTCATTTCCTACAACCGGATTCACCGCCCCGAGTACTACCAGCGATCCCTGTTCGCCGAACGGCTCGACGAAGCCAAGCTGGCCGACCGGCTCGGGTACGGCTGCGTCTGGGTGCCGGAGCACCACCTGATCCATTTCATGCAGGCGCCCAGCGCCAGCCTGCTGGCCATGCAGATCGGGCTCAACGTCGACTGCAAGGTCGGCCAGATGGTCAACCTGCTCAACTACCGCCACCCGCTGATCACCGCGGGCGAGGTCGCTTTCCTGGACAACGCACTGGAAGGACGGCTGGAGCTGGGAGTCGGCCGCGGCGCCTACGAATACGAGTTCGAACGGCTCGGCATTCCCTTCGCCGAAGCCCAGCCGCGATTCCTGGAGGCGCTGGAGGTCCTGGAAAAGATCTGGAACAGCGAGTCGGCCGCCATCACGCACAAGGGCCGGTACTTCGACATCGACGAGGCCTACGTCTGGCCGCGCCCGTACCAGAAGCCGCATCCCCGGTTGTGGTACGCGGCGATGTCCGGCCCCTCGGTGAAAATGGCCGCGAGCAAGGGGTACCACGTGGCGAACTGGCCCTTCCTGCGCCCGATGTCGGCGGTCAAGGACATCGCGGACACCTTCCACGAGGCACGCGAGCAGGCCGGTGGGGTGCGGGGCGAGCAACAGCTGGCGATCATGCGCAGCGCCTTCGCCGCGGAAACCGCGGCCGAGGCGCGCAGGCACACCGGGGAAGCACTGACCAATCACCGGATCAACCAGCGCCTGCACCACTTCACTCAGAACGCCGACCCGCGCGGCGTCGTCTCCCCCGAGCCGATCGACAACGAACCGGACGAGGCGACGATCTACCAGAACATGCTGATGGGCACGCCCGAGGAATGCTTGGCGAAGGTCGAGGAGTACGAGGCGCTGGGGGTGGACCGGCTGCTCCTGCACTTCGACTTCGGCCCCGACCACGAAGCCGTGCTGGAGTCGATGCGTGTCTTCGCCGAGGGTGTCATCGAGCCGTACCGGCGTTCCCGGCACAAGCAGCTGGCGCCGGCCGCGTCCCCGGCGTCGTGA
- a CDS encoding carboxymuconolactone decarboxylase family protein, with protein sequence MTTNREAGHEVRRVLFGPDTDQALAAGAAGELAPELNRLADEMVFGQVWRDERLELKYRSLVTIAALVVLGREGQLRAHVLGGVRAGLSHQEIVAAVVHLAFYAGLPAAYASLEVVRGAFRELAGDQ encoded by the coding sequence GTGACCACGAACCGGGAAGCCGGGCACGAGGTCCGTCGAGTCCTTTTCGGACCGGACACCGACCAGGCACTCGCCGCGGGAGCCGCGGGCGAATTGGCGCCGGAACTCAACCGGCTCGCGGACGAAATGGTGTTCGGCCAGGTCTGGCGCGACGAGAGACTGGAACTCAAGTACCGCAGCCTCGTGACGATCGCCGCGCTCGTCGTACTCGGCCGCGAGGGGCAGCTGCGGGCACACGTCCTGGGTGGCGTCCGCGCCGGCCTGTCCCACCAGGAGATCGTGGCCGCGGTCGTGCACCTGGCCTTCTACGCCGGATTGCCCGCCGCCTACGCCTCACTGGAGGTCGTCCGCGGCGCCTTCCGCGAGCTGGCCGGCGACCAGTGA
- a CDS encoding PucR family transcriptional regulator has translation MLRVPSLHLTLVTGSSRLRERRSVRWVHISELPDPSPWLQGGELLLTTGCVIGQSERMQREFVRRLDETGCVGIGFSMGTGGEPLPGMVDEAKIRNFPLFTIPHEVPLMAITSWVSDYLNQERNQVLTRAMQMHRAVLRSVLHGGGLAGVVKSSAAYLPEFSFLLFDYYGRLVAEHWGGTALPDPAQAFSAISKPLRDQERVSTEVEGAEVTAAVVRVPHEVEAVLLVAGTRGMQEHELLLFEQALTGIGIELTRLRSFRLERRRQVGELLDDVVTAIFDDSVIRLRLARLEIDPGQPYQVLCVHRPEEVSEHALAALIEDSLGTATPMLVGTHDGELYCVVQSESPEPSAAIAKAAEVKGWHGVRVGRSLPRSEVGELLPAMREARLCASAPLTPDVQVRDVTVVGVPGLVAGLHAHPAIGSFVRQVIGPLCEQDRRDGSRLLETVRAYLRHGCRPGAAASDLHIHRHTLSYRLERVHKLTGCDLREGNHFLTFGLALEAYDQGLAQPGQVS, from the coding sequence ATGTTGCGGGTTCCTTCGCTGCACCTCACACTGGTTACGGGGAGTAGCCGACTGCGGGAACGAAGGTCGGTGCGCTGGGTGCACATCAGCGAGCTGCCCGACCCGTCACCGTGGTTGCAGGGTGGCGAACTGCTGCTGACCACCGGATGCGTGATCGGGCAGTCGGAGCGAATGCAACGCGAGTTCGTACGGCGGCTGGACGAGACCGGTTGTGTCGGGATCGGATTCAGTATGGGGACCGGTGGTGAACCGCTTCCGGGCATGGTGGACGAGGCGAAAATCAGGAACTTTCCGCTGTTCACGATTCCGCACGAAGTTCCGCTGATGGCGATCACGTCATGGGTGTCCGATTACCTCAACCAGGAGCGCAACCAGGTCCTCACCCGGGCCATGCAGATGCACCGCGCGGTGCTGCGCTCGGTCCTGCACGGTGGAGGACTGGCCGGGGTGGTCAAGAGCTCCGCGGCGTATCTTCCGGAGTTCTCGTTCCTGCTGTTCGACTACTACGGCCGGCTCGTCGCCGAGCACTGGGGGGGCACTGCCCTGCCGGACCCCGCGCAGGCCTTCTCCGCCATCTCGAAGCCACTGCGCGATCAGGAGCGGGTGTCGACCGAGGTCGAGGGCGCCGAGGTGACCGCCGCGGTGGTCCGCGTGCCCCACGAGGTCGAGGCGGTGCTCCTCGTGGCGGGCACCCGCGGGATGCAGGAGCATGAGTTGCTGCTGTTCGAGCAGGCGCTGACCGGTATCGGGATCGAGCTGACCCGGTTGCGCTCGTTCCGGCTGGAGCGCCGGCGCCAGGTCGGTGAGCTGCTGGACGACGTGGTGACCGCGATCTTCGACGATTCGGTCATCCGGCTGCGGCTGGCCCGGCTCGAGATCGATCCAGGCCAGCCCTATCAGGTGCTCTGTGTGCATCGGCCGGAAGAGGTCAGCGAACATGCGCTGGCCGCGCTCATCGAGGACTCGCTGGGTACCGCCACGCCCATGCTCGTCGGCACGCACGACGGCGAGCTGTACTGCGTGGTCCAGTCCGAGTCGCCCGAGCCGTCGGCGGCCATCGCCAAGGCCGCCGAAGTCAAGGGATGGCACGGAGTGCGGGTCGGCAGGAGCCTGCCGCGTAGCGAGGTGGGGGAGCTGCTGCCCGCGATGCGGGAAGCCCGGCTGTGCGCGTCGGCCCCGCTCACACCGGACGTGCAGGTCCGCGATGTCACCGTAGTAGGGGTACCCGGCCTGGTGGCAGGACTACACGCTCATCCGGCCATCGGGAGCTTCGTACGGCAGGTGATCGGCCCGCTGTGTGAGCAGGACCGTCGAGACGGCAGCCGGCTGCTCGAGACCGTGCGCGCCTACCTTCGGCACGGTTGCCGGCCGGGGGCGGCGGCAAGCGATCTGCATATCCACCGCCACACCCTGTCCTACCGGCTGGAGCGGGTTCACAAGCTCACGGGATGCGACCTGCGCGAAGGCAACCATTTCCTCACCTTCGGCCTGGCGCTGGAGGCCTACGACCAAGGTCTGGCCCAACCCGGCCAGGTGTCGTGA
- a CDS encoding cadmium resistance transporter, translating into MTGPLAALATAGAVFAGTNIDDLLVLTLLFLAARATGRPAAWQIWVGQYLGLGVLVAVSIAAALGFTLVSSGWAGLFGLAPCTLGLLKLAAAWRARRTGATTPDPVATGTASVAALTIANGGDNISAYAPLFHTLGTTATVYTMMVFAVLLAGWIAAGSWLGSRRAAVSAVERFGQWLVPLVYLLIGAAIIVESGVLRNLELYHPKG; encoded by the coding sequence GTGACCGGCCCGCTCGCCGCGCTCGCCACGGCCGGCGCCGTGTTCGCCGGCACCAATATCGACGACCTGCTCGTGCTCACCCTGCTGTTCCTCGCCGCCCGCGCCACCGGGCGTCCGGCAGCGTGGCAGATCTGGGTAGGCCAATACCTCGGTCTGGGCGTCCTGGTCGCCGTGTCGATCGCGGCGGCGCTCGGGTTCACCCTCGTCTCCAGCGGCTGGGCCGGGCTGTTTGGCCTCGCGCCGTGCACGCTGGGCCTGCTCAAACTGGCAGCGGCCTGGCGCGCCCGCCGCACCGGGGCCACGACGCCCGACCCGGTGGCCACTGGCACGGCCTCGGTGGCCGCGTTGACGATCGCCAACGGGGGCGACAACATCTCCGCCTACGCCCCGCTGTTCCACACTCTCGGCACCACCGCCACGGTGTACACGATGATGGTGTTCGCGGTGCTGCTCGCCGGATGGATCGCTGCCGGGTCCTGGCTCGGCTCTCGCCGGGCGGCAGTGTCCGCCGTGGAACGATTCGGACAGTGGCTCGTACCGCTGGTCTACCTGCTGATCGGCGCCGCGATCATCGTCGAGTCCGGTGTCCTCCGTAACCTCGAGCTCTATCACCCGAAAGGGTGA